Proteins from a genomic interval of Scomber japonicus isolate fScoJap1 chromosome 10, fScoJap1.pri, whole genome shotgun sequence:
- the LOC128366528 gene encoding uncharacterized protein LOC128366528: protein MASCVTEWIKSCSNIMLCATALYSSYKLFKDHRAPSIGLLVLGLSAGLSAGLCISHPSSSFLSSLQKEAEWAGEVLAPALVSFHFLWLSEDHNTAHILLCGSCLLLGLCDWLSADALTLLTRCLGLSSLSCCLTVCLFAGNALGALGGVALSLPLLVAPGVGTNSFAPLISPSATEGMLKWLLKGFMSIGCLASTQALDKFLLDLTDRCNLSI from the exons ATGGCGTCCTGCGTAACAGAGTGGATTAAATCATGTTCCAATATTATGTTGTGTGCCACAGCACTGTACTCCTCTTATAAACTCTTTAAG GACCACAGGGCTCCTTCAATAGGCCTCCTGGTGCTTGGACTCTCTGCAGGACTCTCTGCAGGACTTTGCATCTCACATCCCTCCAGCTcgttcctctcctccctccagaAAGAAGCAGAGTGGGCTGGCGAGGTTCTGGCTCCAGCGCTGGTGTCCTTCCACTTCCTGTGGCTCAGCGAGGACCACAACACGGCACATATCCTCCTGTGTGGCTCCTGCCTGTTGCTGGGACTGTGTGACTGGCTCTCAGCAGATGCCCTCACACTTTTGACTCGCTGCCTGGGCCTGTCGTCCCTGTCCTGTTGcctgactgtgtgtctgtttgctggtAATGCTTTGGGAGCCCTGGGTGGTGTGGCACTCAGTCTACCATTACTTGTTGCTCCAGGTGTAGGAACAAACTCTTTTGcccctctcatctctccatctGCCACTGAGGGGATGTTGAAGTGGCTTTTGAAAGGGTTCATGTCCATAGGCTGTTTGGCTTCAACGCAAGCCCTCGACAAGTTTCTGTTGGACTTGACTGACCGATGTAACTTAAGCATTTAG